The Puntigrus tetrazona isolate hp1 chromosome 3, ASM1883169v1, whole genome shotgun sequence genome contains a region encoding:
- the desi1a gene encoding LOW QUALITY PROTEIN: desumoylating isopeptidase 1a (The sequence of the model RefSeq protein was modified relative to this genomic sequence to represent the inferred CDS: deleted 2 bases in 1 codon), producing MDQHASTFGVQLFIYDLSRGMARQLSPIMLGKQLDGIWHTSIVVYGEEFFYGGAGISSCPPGGTMLGPPDTVVELGNTEVTEEIFMDYLSSLGETTYSGDKYRLFEHNCNTFTNEVAQFLTGNKIPSYITDLPSEVLSTPFGQVLRPILDSIHIAPPGGNVISSQNNHS from the exons ATGGACCAGCACGCCTCGACGTTTGGAGTGCAGCTCTTCATTTATGACCTGTCGAGAGGAATGGCTCGACAACTCAGCCCTATAATGTTAG GAAAGCAGCTTGATGGCATTTG GCACACATCTATAGTGGTCTACGGAGAGGAATTCTTCTATGGTGGTGCCGGGATCTCTAGTTGCCCACCG ggtgGGACGATG CTCGGACCTCCAGACACAGTGGTGGAGCTGGGGAACACGGAGGTGACGGAGGAGATCTTCATGGATTATCTGTCCTCACTTGGAGAAACAACATATAG CGGTGACAAGTACAGATTGTTTGAACACAACTGTAACACGTTCACTAATGAGGTGGCCCAGTTTCTCACTGGCAATAAAATTCCCTCCTATATCACAGATCTGCCCTCTGAAGTGCTCTCCAC gccATTTGGTCAGGTGTTGCGGCCAATCCTGGACTCGATACATATTGCCCCTCCAGGCGGAAACGTGATCAGCAGCCAAAATAATCATAGCTAG
- the cbx7a gene encoding chromobox homolog 7a: MELSSIGEQVFAVESITKKRVRKGNVEYLLKWQGWPPKYSTWEPEDNILDPRLVLAYEEKEEKERALAYKRKGLRPRQVILRNLYPMDLRSKHKVPDKPTPRIRLSLSRSMSTEIDQNGRRCQRMEKRKNRQCRSKLMSDIKPFQQPRRHPLLPKASESEWDGDEEDEQKRKVKKMRTNEEDATEVHQDIPSGQEMSEGYNSSAEHEAVITIKETENCSSIFDHAEKPIEDTGPVFGGTVNSTITNTQENEPVTNTARDEDSVRVSHDTTNTDQSLHNSTKSGAEQGVFDKEQNRPSVIEVHSSVKCRQDEVSERGELDSSEAKEKEGMDAVVTAECTTTLQVPIDQLQTPTTTAHPGKVIVTQVTINSLTVTFKEAMSAEGFFSGYGLEV; this comes from the exons ATGGAGCTGTCATCAATAGGAGAGCAAGTGTTTGCCGTGGAGTCAATAACGAAGAAGAGAGTGAGAAAG GGAAATGTGGAGTATCTGCTAAAGTGGCAAGGATGGCCGCCTAA GTACAGCACCTGGGAACCAGAGGACAACATATTGGACCCTCGTCTTGTCCTCGCCTACGAAGAAAA agaagagaaggaaagagcTCTGGCTTATAAGAGGAAAGGCTTGCGACCCCGTCAAGTTATTCTGCGG AACCTCTACCCAATGGACCTGCGAAGCAAGCACAAGGTTCCAGATAAACCCACCCCGAGAATCCGGCTGTCACTCAGCCGCTCCATGAGCACCGAAATAGACCAGAATGGGCGGCGCTGCCAGCGCATGGAGAAACGCAAGAACAGGCAGTGCAGGTCCAAACTCATGAGTGACATCAAACCATTCCAACAACCAAGACGACATCCACTTCTTCCAAAAGCCTCAGAGAGTGAGTGGGACGGAGACGAGGaagatgagcagaagagaaaggtGAAGAAGATGAGGACAAACGAAGAAGACGCTACAGAAGTACACCAGGACATTCCAAGTG GTCAAGAGATGTCGGAGGGGTACAACTCTTCAGCAGAACATGAAGCTGTAATCACCATCAAGGAAACTGAGAACTGCTCTTCCATTTTTGACCATGCTGAGAAGCCAATCGAGGATACAGGTCCAGTTTTCGGAGGAACAGTAAACAGTACAATCACCAACACACAAGAGAATGAGCCGGTCACAAACACTGCACGGGATGAGGACTCTGTACGGGTATCACATGACACAACAAACACTGACCAATCACTACACAACAGCACCAAGTCAGGAGCCGAGCAAGGGGTGTTCGACAAAGAACAGAACAGACCTTCGGTTATCGAGGTACATTCGAGCGTAAAATGTAGACAGGACGAGGTAAGTGAAAGGGGCGAGTTAGACAGTTCAGAGGCCAAAGAAAAGGAAGGGATGGATGCTGTCGTTACAGCAGAATGCACGACAACACTACAGGTCCCAATTGACCAATTGCAGACTCCCACCACCACAGCTCATCCCGGGAAAGTCATTGTGACTCAGGTGACAATAAATTCCTTGACCGTCACCTTCAAAGAGGCCATGAGCGCAGAAGGCTTTTTTAGTGGCTATGGGCTTGAGGTGTAA